One window from the genome of Leucobacter aridicollis encodes:
- a CDS encoding DUF3995 domain-containing protein — MSFITRTARLVAWTGLTAAGAIHAVWASGSSWPERNHKRLSEAVVGNGKQLPDAQATMVVSGLAFAGGAVAAGGLGEGKFIVGVRRIAGLALIARAAFGGAAALNVLGLDEPGKRFEELDRRYYRPAFGILGAAMLLGAKDSKKRAAKLTLKREGR, encoded by the coding sequence ATGAGTTTCATTACACGGACGGCACGCCTCGTGGCGTGGACGGGTCTCACCGCGGCCGGGGCGATTCACGCAGTGTGGGCGTCTGGCTCGTCGTGGCCAGAGCGCAACCACAAACGCCTCAGTGAGGCTGTTGTTGGCAATGGCAAGCAGCTGCCAGACGCGCAGGCGACGATGGTTGTCTCCGGCCTCGCGTTCGCGGGTGGTGCAGTTGCCGCAGGCGGGCTGGGCGAGGGCAAGTTCATTGTCGGAGTGCGGCGGATCGCCGGACTCGCACTCATTGCGCGCGCCGCGTTCGGCGGGGCCGCTGCGCTGAATGTGCTCGGGCTCGACGAACCAGGAAAACGATTCGAAGAGCTCGACCGGCGCTACTACCGGCCGGCCTTCGGTATCCTCGGTGCCGCGATGCTGCTTGGCGCGAAGGACTCGAAGAAGCGCGCAGCGAAGCTGACGCTCAAGCGCGAGGGACGCTAG
- a CDS encoding polysaccharide deacetylase family protein — MKFEWPGGAACAASFSFDVDGESAALGAAPATAASMSTMTHQAYGPLVGVRRILDILDIHGVQSTFFVPGFTAERYPGVVRDIAAAGHELAHHGYNHVTPTTLTPLEREQEITRGSETLERLTGERPVGYRAPMWDLSWDMPGLLAKHGFLYESSLMDADLPYPLASTAEHSPDGAPLIEIPIQWALDDWEQYCFLPSVTELGPIQTPAHAVELWRSELHGMRRFGGCWVLTNHPFLSGRPGRAAALDSLVAEVTSLDDVWLAPLREIAAHTASLGLPVQGTAPIASLDGKAQSERS, encoded by the coding sequence TGGCCTGGAGGGGCAGCGTGCGCTGCGTCGTTTAGTTTTGACGTCGACGGTGAGTCTGCAGCGCTCGGCGCGGCGCCCGCCACTGCGGCGAGCATGAGCACGATGACGCACCAGGCCTACGGCCCGCTCGTGGGCGTCAGGCGCATCCTCGACATTCTCGACATCCACGGCGTGCAGTCGACGTTCTTCGTCCCCGGATTCACGGCAGAGCGCTACCCGGGGGTCGTTCGGGACATCGCGGCGGCGGGTCACGAACTCGCACACCACGGCTACAACCACGTGACTCCGACGACGCTCACCCCGCTCGAGCGCGAGCAGGAGATTACGCGCGGGAGCGAGACGCTGGAGCGTCTTACGGGCGAGCGGCCGGTCGGATATCGCGCGCCCATGTGGGATCTGTCGTGGGATATGCCAGGGCTGCTCGCGAAGCACGGGTTTCTGTACGAATCAAGTCTGATGGATGCTGACCTACCGTACCCGCTCGCGAGCACTGCTGAGCACTCGCCCGACGGAGCGCCACTCATCGAGATCCCAATTCAGTGGGCACTTGACGACTGGGAGCAGTACTGCTTCCTGCCGAGCGTCACTGAGCTTGGGCCGATCCAGACACCGGCGCACGCGGTCGAGCTGTGGCGAAGTGAGCTCCACGGGATGCGACGTTTCGGCGGGTGCTGGGTGCTGACGAACCATCCGTTCCTCAGCGGCAGGCCGGGACGCGCGGCAGCACTCGACTCGCTCGTCGCCGAGGTCACGTCACTCGACGACGTGTGGCTCGCCCCGCTCAGGGAGATCGCGGCGCACACCGCATCGCTCGGCCTCCCCGTGCAGGGAACCGCCCCGATCGCGTCTCTCGACGGGAAAGCTCAGAGCGAACGGAGCTAG